In Pyrenophora tritici-repentis strain M4 chromosome 6, whole genome shotgun sequence, the DNA window GCAAGAAGAACACGTTGGACGACAAGGAGGAGATTATTAAGCGTCTTCATGAGGCGGCTAAGATTACGCCCAAGGGTCTCGATCAGCTGTGTGTGAGCCACCAGTGTGGTTTTAGCTCGACTGCTGAGGGCAATGAATTGACTGAGGAGGAGCAGTGGGCCAAGGTCAGGTTGAGCGTGGAAATCGCAAAGCAAGTTTGGGGCGAGGACATTAGCAAGTAAAGAGTGTATCGTCTTTGTGTATTTGGAGTCGGTGGGATGGTGTAAATACTAGTATTTGAACGGCTAATGCTGCCGATTGCTCGACGTGGGCGGATATGAGAGTGGCATGGGATCGGGGCATGAGAAAGGTGTTACGGAGAGAAAGAAGTTGACCAGGTCTCAACGACCGGTCCATTTATGTATTATGAAATCACGGTTCAACCCCAAGAATAGTATAAGAATATAGTAACATTCAATTAGTCAGCTACAATGGATGGGCTATCAAACAGCGTATAACTACTCGTCTCCCGACGAGATTATTAACATCTGTAAGTACGGTTGAAGGGGACTTGCGTCCGTCGACAAGACGGATGAATATTTGCCCCGAACCTCTTGTTGCGGATCTGCGTGTATTACCATGAATAAGACGGATGGATAGTTGCCCCGAGTCTCTTGTCACGGCCCTTTTCGGAACGACTAGGTTTGTATACAGCGACATGCCCAGAACTTTGTCCTTCAATCCCTTGTACCATGTTCACCATCCCACAGGTATCTCAATGGGATTCCTACATAACCTCGGCAAGGTCTCCATTGCCAAATTAGCAGTGCGAATTGTTAACCTTGAAGGCTCTTTCCCGCGGTGATCCAGGTTCAGTATGTTATATGCAGCATGCTTAGGTACAGCATCGGCTTGACAAATTTGTAGCCATGGACAGCTCACCCCGCATTTGGCAATTTGGCATCCGGGAATAATAGCGGAATGCTCTCCGCGCGATCTCCTCCCGGCAGTCACGTCCATACATAGCCATGGATATATAAGTTAGCGAAGCCCTACAAGATGGGTTGCGTAGTCCTGTGAGAACAGTTGGATTATTAAACACTCACGTTCAAGATGCACTTTTCAGCCATCCTAGGTACAGTTGCTGTAGCAGTGATATCGCGCCTCTTGTTCAAAACCTACTTTTCCCCCTTGCGAAACGTACCAGGACCGACGGCTGCGCGCTTTACAAATCTGTGGTATTTGTTCCGAGTAAATAAGGGGGACTTCCAATGGGAGAATATAGAATTACACCGGAGATACGGTAAGCCTATCTGCCTTGATCTTCACTCGCACCAAAACACCTCACACCACACACCAACACTACAGGCCCCATAGTGCGATACGGTCCAAACCGATACTCCCTGTCCTCGCCCTCTGCGCAGAAAATCATCTACGGCCACGGCGCCAAATTCCCAAAATCAGCCTGGTACGCCACATCCCAGAACCCTTCGCCGCAACAATGGAGTCTCTTCGCCGACCGCTCGATACAACGGCACGGCGAAAACAGACGGCAATACCAAAGCACCTACAGCATGTCATCGCTCGTGACGTACGAGCCGTACGTAGACGAGTGTACGGCGCTGTTCAGCCAGCGGCTGCGGGAAATAGCTAGCGCAGGCGCGTACGCCGCCGATATGGGGCATTGGCTGCAGTGCTACGCGTTCGATGTCATAGGTTTGATTACGTATGCGAAGAGATTGGGGTTTCTGGACAAGGGCGAGGATGTGCAAGGTGTGATTGCGGCGCTGGAGGATTTTCTGTGGTATGCGGCTTGTGTAGGCATCTTCTCGTGGTTGCATGAATATCTTTTTCCGGTGAGGAATTGGCTTGCGGGACCGCAGGGGACGGGGAGGGCGTATGTGGGGAGGTTTACGCAGGAGAGGATCAAGGAGCATGAGGTTGAACGGAAGAAAAAGGGGATGTTGCCGGGTGATGGTGACGCGGCGGAAGAAGAGAGCAGGACGAGCATATGTTTTTTGAGCAAGTTCTTTGCGAAGAATAAGGAGGATCCGGCGGGTTTTACCATGTATCATTTGGCGGCGGGGTGTGTGTCGAATATGGTGGCTGGGTCGGATACTACGGCTATCAGTTTGTCGGCC includes these proteins:
- a CDS encoding CypX, Cytochrome P450, which encodes MHFSAILGTVAVAVISRLLFKTYFSPLRNVPGPTAARFTNLWYLFRVNKGDFQWENIELHRRYGPIVRYGPNRYSLSSPSAQKIIYGHGAKFPKSAWYATSQNPSPQQWSLFADRSIQRHGENRRQYQSTYSMSSLVTYEPYVDECTALFSQRLREIASAGAYAADMGHWLQCYAFDVIGLITYAKRLGFLDKGEDVQGVIAALEDFLWYAACVGIFSWLHEYLFPVRNWLAGPQGTGRAYVGRFTQERIKEHEVERKKKGMLPGDGDAAEEESRTSICFLSKFFAKNKEDPAGFTMYHLAAGCVSNMVAGSDTTAISLSAILYYLLKNPGTFDKLRQEVDERKHGGFFTLKESQEMPYLQAVMKEALRLHPAVGLPLERVVPPGGATICEQYFPEGTIVGINSWVAHRDTSVFGPDAHLFKPERWLSSDKERLSLMERSWMPFGLGSRTCIGRHISLLEMSKLVPALIRDFDFTLDSQLQEGEWKTVDYWFVKPKGFKVKVALRQPVTT